Proteins encoded in a region of the Desulfuromonas acetexigens genome:
- a CDS encoding universal stress protein, with amino-acid sequence MKDFKTILFALDFSQSSDYAFQYALSLTRKYQARLLIVHIINEPVDLRGFYVPHISFEKLEQEIEEGAKKMMEKFCREQLGDYGNYETFLLPGIPYDEIIKKAEEQSADLIIMGTHGRTGLDHVLFGSTAEKVVRKSAIPVMTIRYAE; translated from the coding sequence ATGAAAGATTTTAAAACCATCCTCTTTGCCCTCGATTTTTCCCAGAGTTCCGATTACGCCTTTCAGTATGCCCTGTCCCTGACTCGGAAATATCAGGCGCGCCTGCTCATTGTCCACATTATCAACGAACCCGTCGATCTGCGGGGCTTCTATGTCCCGCATATCTCCTTCGAGAAGCTGGAGCAGGAGATTGAGGAGGGGGCCAAGAAGATGATGGAAAAGTTCTGCCGCGAGCAGCTTGGCGACTATGGCAACTACGAAACTTTCCTGCTGCCGGGCATCCCCTATGACGAAATCATCAAGAAGGCCGAAGAGCAGTCCGCCGACCTGATTATTATGGGTACCCACGGACGCACCGGTCTTGACCATGTGCTTTTCGGCAGCACCGCCGAGAAGGTGGTACGCAAG
- a CDS encoding response regulator — protein MGAGREKILIVDDEENARIGLTKLLAQEGYEVDSVADGCEALEYLRGKRVNLVISDIRMPNMNGLVFLQELSRRHPSIYVIMITAYGEVESYLEAMNLGAFEYLHKPIKLDVLKSVMNKIFERSTHLC, from the coding sequence GTGGGGGCAGGGCGAGAAAAAATATTGATCGTCGATGACGAGGAAAATGCCCGGATCGGGCTGACCAAGCTCCTGGCCCAGGAAGGCTACGAGGTGGACAGCGTCGCCGATGGCTGCGAGGCCTTGGAGTATCTGCGCGGCAAGCGGGTGAACCTGGTGATCAGCGACATCAGGATGCCGAATATGAACGGCCTGGTCTTTCTGCAGGAACTCAGCCGTCGCCACCCGAGTATTTACGTGATTATGATCACCGCTTACGGTGAGGTCGAATCCTATCTTGAAGCCATGAATCTGGGAGCCTTCGAATACCTGCACAAGCCGATCAAACTCGATGTTCTCAAATCGGTGATGAACAAGATTTTTGAGAGAAGCACACACCTCTGCTAA